From Nocardioides sp. HDW12B, the proteins below share one genomic window:
- a CDS encoding (2Fe-2S)-binding protein, with amino-acid sequence MAKIELTVDGGRVSEDVEPRMLLVQLLRERLGKTGTVIGCDTSNCGACTVHLDGRSVKSCNMLAVQADGAEVTTIEGLAEGDKLHPVQEAFRECHGLQCGYCTPGMIMQSIDLLNENPQPSEEAIRHGLEGNLCRCTGYHNIVRAVQHAAGVATDDVPKFEESAQ; translated from the coding sequence ATGGCCAAGATCGAACTCACCGTCGACGGGGGGCGGGTCAGCGAGGACGTCGAGCCCCGCATGCTCCTCGTCCAGCTGCTCCGCGAGCGCCTCGGCAAGACCGGCACCGTGATCGGCTGCGACACCAGCAACTGCGGCGCCTGCACCGTGCACCTCGACGGCCGCAGCGTGAAGTCCTGCAACATGCTGGCCGTGCAGGCCGACGGGGCCGAGGTGACCACGATCGAGGGCCTGGCCGAGGGCGACAAGCTCCACCCGGTGCAGGAGGCGTTCCGTGAGTGTCACGGCCTCCAGTGCGGCTACTGCACCCCCGGGATGATCATGCAGTCGATCGACCTGCTGAACGAGAACCCGCAGCCCAGCGAGGAGGCCATCCGCCACGGGCTGGAGGGCAACCTCTGCCGCTGCACCGGCTACCACAACATCGTGCGGGCCGTGCAGCACGCCGCCGGCGTCGCGACCGACGACGTCCCGAAGTTCGAGGAGAGCGCCCAGTGA
- a CDS encoding transcriptional regulator, with translation MSDVHGDLRARRLDAARAWSRFVEQGETGETAVRPEILHSWSRSGAAVGTDLTEAPMDDESDTQAYFRGSPLQVAVERVEDELRRTAEDGDLVLALTDADTRILWTYGGRVMRRKAETVNFVAGARWDESSVGTNALALAMRDGSPSMVFSAEHYAPIVHNWVCWAAPVHDPVTGQQLGVIDLSTTWDRTHPIGLATARMMARMIEGAIPASDWRPGPEHAAIAQPGLSLTLLGTTETWLDGRRLLLNRRQTEILALLALHPEGLSTEQLHALLYGDQAVTLSTLKAEVSHLRSALGGQLASRPYRLTVPVTTDVDTVLRRVRRGDVRAAVEAYGGDLLPGSNSPALCELGDYVAVALREALMANPEPDAVLRYTERSPYDTEVVEVCLATLGTRPHPSRPLLKARLAAART, from the coding sequence ATGAGCGACGTCCACGGCGACCTGCGCGCCCGGCGGCTCGATGCCGCACGCGCCTGGAGCCGCTTCGTCGAGCAGGGCGAGACCGGCGAGACCGCGGTCCGGCCCGAGATCCTCCACAGCTGGAGCCGCAGCGGTGCAGCGGTCGGCACGGACCTCACCGAGGCCCCGATGGACGACGAGTCCGACACCCAGGCCTACTTCCGCGGCTCCCCGCTGCAGGTGGCCGTCGAGCGGGTCGAGGACGAGCTGCGGCGCACGGCGGAGGACGGCGACCTGGTCCTGGCCCTGACCGACGCCGACACGCGGATCCTGTGGACCTACGGCGGGCGCGTCATGCGGCGCAAGGCCGAGACCGTGAACTTCGTGGCCGGCGCCCGCTGGGACGAGTCCAGCGTCGGCACCAACGCGTTGGCGCTGGCCATGCGCGACGGCTCCCCGTCGATGGTCTTCAGCGCCGAGCACTACGCGCCGATCGTGCACAACTGGGTGTGCTGGGCCGCGCCCGTCCACGACCCCGTCACCGGTCAGCAGCTCGGCGTCATCGACCTCTCCACCACCTGGGACCGCACCCACCCGATCGGCCTCGCCACGGCGCGCATGATGGCCCGGATGATCGAGGGCGCCATCCCGGCCAGCGACTGGCGGCCCGGCCCGGAGCACGCCGCCATCGCGCAGCCCGGGCTGTCGCTCACCCTCCTCGGCACCACCGAGACCTGGCTCGACGGGCGCCGGCTGCTGCTCAACCGCCGGCAGACCGAGATCCTCGCGCTGCTGGCCCTGCACCCCGAGGGCCTGTCGACCGAGCAGCTGCACGCCCTGCTGTACGGCGACCAGGCCGTCACGCTCTCGACCCTCAAGGCCGAGGTGTCCCACCTGCGCAGCGCCCTCGGCGGGCAGCTGGCCTCGCGGCCCTACCGCCTCACCGTCCCGGTCACGACCGACGTGGACACGGTGCTGCGCCGGGTCCGCCGCGGCGACGTCCGCGCCGCGGTCGAGGCGTACGGCGGCGACCTCCTGCCGGGGTCGAACAGCCCGGCCCTGTGCGAGCTGGGCGACTACGTCGCGGTGGCCCTGCGCGAGGCCCTCATGGCCAACCCCGAGCCCGACGCGGTCCTGCGCTACACCGAGCGGTCGCCGTACGACACCGAGGTCGTCGAGGTCTGCCTCGCCACGCTCGGCACCCGCCCGCACCCGAGCCGGCCGCTGCTCAAGGCCCGGCTCGCCGCCGCCCGCACCTGA
- a CDS encoding XdhC family protein, with product MREVIEPLVGWWREGRTVGMGTVVATFRSAPRPPGASMLVGPDGSAVGSVSGGCVEGAVYELAQTVVAEGAPRLRRYGVSDDDAFEVGLTCGGILDVYVEKVDQETFPELGEIADDLAADRPVAVATVVDHPDPSLVGRRMVLRPGQPRHGTLGGERIDAAVADDATGLLANGTSGVLTYGPHGERRGEGMRVFVWGFAPQPRMIVFGAIDFAAAVARIGGFLGYKVTVCDARPVFATATRFPSADEVVVDWPHRYLAAEQESGRLDSRTVICVLTHDPKFDVPVLEVALRLPEVGYVGAMGSRRTHEDRMERLAEAGLTEVELARLSSPIGLDLGARTPEETAVSIAAEIIAARWGGGGARLMELSGRIHHDADVAVDA from the coding sequence ATGCGTGAGGTGATCGAGCCGCTCGTCGGCTGGTGGCGCGAGGGCCGGACGGTCGGGATGGGCACGGTGGTGGCGACGTTCCGCTCCGCGCCCCGCCCGCCGGGTGCCTCGATGCTGGTCGGCCCGGACGGCTCCGCCGTCGGGTCGGTCTCCGGGGGCTGCGTGGAGGGAGCCGTCTACGAGCTGGCGCAGACCGTGGTCGCCGAGGGTGCCCCGCGCCTGCGCCGGTACGGCGTCAGCGACGACGACGCGTTCGAGGTGGGGCTGACGTGCGGCGGCATCCTCGACGTCTACGTCGAGAAGGTCGACCAGGAGACGTTCCCCGAGCTGGGCGAGATCGCCGACGACCTGGCCGCCGACCGGCCCGTCGCGGTCGCCACCGTCGTCGACCACCCGGACCCGTCACTGGTGGGCCGGCGGATGGTGCTGCGCCCGGGGCAGCCCCGGCACGGGACGCTGGGTGGTGAGCGGATCGACGCCGCGGTCGCCGACGACGCCACCGGACTGCTGGCCAACGGCACCAGCGGCGTGCTGACCTACGGCCCCCACGGCGAGCGGCGCGGCGAGGGCATGCGCGTCTTCGTCTGGGGCTTCGCGCCGCAGCCCCGCATGATCGTGTTCGGCGCCATCGACTTCGCGGCCGCGGTGGCGCGCATCGGCGGGTTCCTCGGCTACAAGGTCACGGTGTGCGACGCCCGGCCGGTGTTCGCGACCGCGACCCGCTTCCCGTCGGCCGACGAGGTGGTCGTCGACTGGCCTCACCGCTACCTCGCCGCCGAGCAGGAGTCGGGCCGTCTCGACTCCCGCACGGTCATCTGCGTGCTGACGCACGACCCCAAGTTCGACGTACCGGTGCTGGAGGTGGCGCTGCGGCTGCCCGAGGTGGGCTACGTCGGGGCGATGGGGTCGCGGCGCACGCACGAGGACCGGATGGAGCGGCTGGCCGAGGCAGGGCTGACCGAGGTCGAGCTGGCGCGGCTGTCGTCGCCGATCGGCCTCGACCTCGGGGCCCGGACCCCGGAGGAGACCGCGGTCTCGATCGCGGCCGAGATCATCGCCGCCCGGTGGGGCGGCGGCGGGGCCCGGCTCATGGAGCTGAGCGGGCGCATCCACCACGACGCCGACGTCGCCGTCGACGCCTGA
- a CDS encoding VWA domain-containing protein, producing MSPTPPATLDVVPPRTPPEVWLLGFTRALRAAGVAVTSDRSQTFLHAVTRVGLGADRGVYWAGRATLCSGPEDLERYDQVFSAWFLADEQEQRGAARENPPAVSQAALDLEEATGEGTESEDAEVAASATEVLRHRDVATLDAAERARLNQLFATLRPRAPTRTSYRRTPARRGTVDTSATLRRTLRQLGEPVDVAWRARSTRARRIVLLVDVSGSMSRYADALLRLSHRIGSVGDTEVFSVGTRVTRLTCAMHLRDGDRALVAAGEAVPDWSGGTRLGEGLRVFLDRWGQRGLVRGAVVVLFSDGWERGDTALLAEQMARLHRLSHRVVWVNPHKGRDGYQPVQQGMVAALPHVDEFVAGHSVAAFEKVLEVVADA from the coding sequence GTGAGCCCGACCCCGCCCGCCACCCTCGACGTCGTCCCGCCCAGGACGCCGCCCGAGGTCTGGCTGCTCGGCTTCACCCGGGCGCTGCGCGCGGCCGGGGTTGCGGTGACCTCCGACCGCAGCCAGACCTTCCTGCACGCCGTGACGCGGGTCGGCCTGGGGGCGGACCGCGGCGTCTACTGGGCCGGGCGGGCGACGCTGTGCTCCGGCCCGGAGGACCTCGAGCGCTACGACCAGGTCTTCAGCGCGTGGTTCCTCGCCGACGAGCAGGAGCAGCGCGGGGCCGCCCGCGAGAACCCGCCCGCCGTCAGCCAGGCCGCGCTCGACCTCGAGGAGGCGACCGGCGAGGGCACCGAGTCCGAGGACGCCGAGGTCGCCGCCAGCGCCACCGAGGTGCTGCGGCACCGCGACGTCGCCACGCTCGACGCCGCCGAGCGGGCGCGGTTGAACCAGCTCTTCGCGACCCTGCGGCCCCGGGCGCCCACGCGCACGTCGTACCGCCGGACGCCGGCGCGGCGCGGCACCGTCGACACCTCCGCCACCCTGCGCCGCACGCTGCGCCAGCTCGGCGAGCCGGTCGACGTCGCCTGGCGCGCACGGTCGACGCGCGCGCGCCGGATCGTGCTGCTCGTCGACGTGTCCGGGTCCATGAGCCGCTACGCCGACGCGCTGCTGCGACTGAGCCACCGCATCGGCAGCGTCGGGGACACCGAGGTCTTCAGCGTCGGCACCCGCGTCACGCGGCTGACCTGTGCGATGCACCTGCGCGACGGCGACCGGGCCCTGGTCGCGGCCGGCGAGGCCGTGCCGGACTGGTCCGGCGGCACCCGGCTGGGGGAGGGGCTGCGCGTGTTCCTCGACCGGTGGGGCCAGCGCGGGCTGGTCCGCGGCGCGGTCGTGGTGCTGTTCAGCGACGGCTGGGAGCGCGGGGACACCGCGCTGCTGGCCGAGCAGATGGCCCGGCTGCACCGGCTGTCCCACCGCGTGGTGTGGGTGAACCCCCACAAGGGACGCGACGGCTACCAGCCGGTGCAGCAGGGGATGGTGGCGGCGCTGCCGCACGTCGACGAGTTCGTGGCCGGCCACTCCGTGGCGGCCTTCGAGAAGGTGCTGGAGGTGGTCGCGGATGCGTGA
- a CDS encoding MoxR family ATPase, whose protein sequence is MAERLGGTGYLCDDALATVGFLALDLARPLLLEGEPGTGKTALAEALAESMGVPLIRLQCYEGIDASQALYDWDFPRQILHLRAIESSASTRDVTEVEDSLFSDRFLLARPVLRALRESPAVLLVDEIDRADDEFEAFLLEVLSTFQVTIPELGTVTAAVPPAVVLTSNRTRELHDALKRRCLYHWIDHPGLEREVAIVRSRAPEVPALLAEQVVALVQRLRTADLLKAPGVAETLDWARALDRLGARELDVETAARTLGAVLKHREDTDRVRASLERMLA, encoded by the coding sequence CTGGCCGAACGGCTCGGCGGCACCGGCTACCTGTGCGACGACGCGCTGGCAACCGTGGGCTTCCTGGCCCTGGACCTGGCGCGGCCGCTGCTGCTCGAGGGGGAGCCCGGCACCGGGAAGACGGCGCTGGCCGAGGCGCTGGCGGAGTCGATGGGCGTGCCGCTGATCCGGCTGCAGTGCTACGAGGGCATCGACGCCAGCCAGGCGCTCTACGACTGGGACTTCCCGCGCCAGATCCTGCACCTGCGGGCCATCGAGTCCAGCGCGTCCACCCGGGACGTGACCGAGGTCGAGGACTCGCTGTTCTCCGACCGCTTCCTGCTCGCCCGGCCCGTGCTGCGGGCGTTGCGCGAGAGCCCGGCCGTGTTGCTGGTCGACGAGATCGACCGCGCCGACGACGAGTTCGAGGCGTTCCTGCTCGAGGTGCTCTCGACGTTCCAGGTCACGATCCCCGAGCTCGGCACCGTCACCGCCGCCGTGCCCCCGGCCGTGGTGCTGACCTCCAACCGCACCCGGGAGCTGCACGACGCCCTCAAGCGCCGCTGCCTCTACCACTGGATCGACCATCCCGGGCTCGAGCGCGAGGTCGCGATCGTGCGCTCGCGGGCCCCCGAGGTGCCCGCGCTGCTGGCCGAGCAGGTCGTCGCGCTCGTCCAGCGGCTGCGCACCGCCGACCTGCTCAAGGCGCCGGGCGTGGCCGAGACCCTCGACTGGGCTCGGGCCCTGGACCGGCTCGGTGCCCGCGAGCTCGACGTCGAGACCGCGGCCCGCACCCTCGGCGCGGTGCTCAAGCACCGCGAGGACACCGACCGCGTGCGGGCCTCGCTGGAGCGGATGCTGGCGTGA
- a CDS encoding FtsX-like permease family protein has protein sequence MLRVTLRNLLARKVRLLLSAFAIVLGVAFVAGTLVFTNAMGGAFDDIIEGSTSDVEVAYPGATDFDSVQDARTIDADVVEDLEALPEAAEVYPNVNLQNVYLIGEDGKVVGGNGPPGLGFNENGAVNVAGDPIVEYVEGEPPSGPGEVALDEAAAENGGYVVGDEVKVTTPGEPPVMTATLTGVVAFGSGTNGATLTIFETRAAQEQFLGGEDVYSSVTLRAADGVSQTELAEAASAVVPDDLQVRTGDEIVKVNKEGLDEVLGFITTFLLVFAGVALVVGVFLIINTFSILVAQRSRELALLRALGASRKQVNRSVLLEAVVVGLIGSTVGLGVGYLLALGLRWLFGTFGLDLGGADFPMTTTAVVASYVVGLGVTSVAGLLPARRASRIAPMAALRDDVALPEGALRKRVAIGLVLFAAGAGLMTAGFQVDDGTTGLTLIGGGILAMLIGVSLASAFLGRPLILLFGAVYRRVFGEVGNLATENSLRNPRRTAATASALMIGLALMSLMAVFGASASASTQSTIERVVTSQFIISNVIGQPFSPEIAEQVEDLDGVASVASMRQAFVDVDGTGSAVGGIDPAAFGVELALPVEEGSLQDLRDGTVAVDAGTARGADLGVGDTVEVDFQAGKQELEVVALFPAGQGLGFSHLTTQQTLEDGGLAPVDAFVYVVKESGADTDEVREDIEKVIEDQPTVTVKDPEGYAAEQQEQINQFLAFIYGLLGLSVIIAILGVVNTLSLSVIERTREVGLLRAVGVTRRQLRRMVILESVVIAVFGGLLGVIMGTGFGSAVVIALEDQGLSDLAIPWPVLVTFVVVSGILGVLAALFPAFRAARLNVLRAITAQ, from the coding sequence GTGCTGCGGGTCACCCTGCGCAACCTGCTGGCCCGCAAGGTCCGGCTGCTGCTCAGCGCCTTCGCGATCGTCCTGGGCGTCGCCTTCGTGGCCGGCACCCTGGTGTTCACCAACGCGATGGGGGGCGCCTTCGACGACATCATCGAGGGATCGACCTCCGACGTCGAGGTGGCCTACCCCGGTGCGACGGACTTCGACTCGGTGCAGGACGCGCGCACCATCGACGCCGACGTGGTCGAGGACCTGGAGGCGCTGCCCGAGGCGGCCGAGGTCTACCCCAACGTCAACCTGCAGAACGTCTACCTCATCGGTGAGGACGGCAAGGTCGTCGGCGGCAACGGCCCGCCGGGACTGGGGTTCAACGAGAACGGCGCCGTGAACGTGGCCGGCGACCCCATCGTCGAGTACGTCGAGGGCGAGCCGCCGAGCGGTCCGGGGGAGGTGGCCCTCGACGAGGCCGCCGCGGAGAACGGCGGCTACGTCGTCGGCGACGAGGTCAAGGTGACCACCCCGGGCGAGCCGCCCGTGATGACCGCGACGCTCACGGGAGTCGTGGCGTTCGGGTCCGGGACGAACGGCGCGACGCTGACCATCTTCGAGACCCGCGCCGCGCAGGAGCAGTTCCTCGGGGGCGAGGACGTCTACAGCTCGGTCACCCTGCGCGCGGCGGACGGGGTGAGCCAGACGGAGCTCGCCGAGGCGGCCTCCGCGGTCGTGCCCGACGACCTGCAGGTGCGCACCGGCGACGAGATCGTGAAGGTCAACAAGGAGGGCCTCGACGAGGTCCTGGGCTTCATCACGACCTTCCTGCTGGTCTTCGCCGGGGTGGCCCTCGTGGTGGGGGTCTTCCTGATCATCAACACCTTCTCGATCCTGGTCGCGCAACGCAGTCGTGAGCTGGCGCTGCTGCGGGCCCTGGGCGCCTCCCGCAAGCAGGTCAACCGCTCGGTCCTGCTCGAGGCCGTGGTCGTCGGCCTCATCGGCTCCACGGTCGGCCTCGGTGTGGGGTACCTGCTGGCCCTCGGGCTGCGGTGGCTCTTCGGCACCTTCGGTCTCGACCTCGGCGGCGCGGACTTCCCCATGACGACGACCGCGGTCGTCGCGTCGTACGTCGTCGGTCTCGGCGTGACCTCGGTCGCCGGCCTCCTGCCGGCGCGACGTGCGAGCCGCATCGCACCGATGGCGGCCCTGCGTGACGACGTCGCCCTGCCGGAGGGCGCGCTGCGCAAGCGGGTGGCGATCGGGCTCGTGCTCTTCGCGGCCGGTGCCGGCCTCATGACCGCCGGCTTCCAGGTCGACGACGGCACGACCGGTCTCACGCTCATCGGCGGCGGCATCCTGGCCATGCTGATCGGGGTGTCCCTCGCGAGCGCCTTCCTCGGGCGACCGCTCATCCTGCTGTTCGGGGCGGTCTACCGGCGCGTCTTCGGCGAGGTCGGCAACCTCGCCACGGAGAACTCCCTGCGCAACCCGCGCCGCACCGCCGCCACCGCCAGCGCCCTCATGATCGGGCTGGCGCTGATGTCGCTGATGGCGGTGTTCGGGGCGAGCGCCTCGGCGAGCACCCAGTCGACCATCGAGCGGGTCGTGACGTCGCAGTTCATCATCAGCAACGTCATCGGCCAGCCGTTCTCCCCGGAGATCGCCGAGCAGGTCGAGGACCTCGACGGCGTCGCCTCGGTGGCCTCGATGCGCCAGGCGTTCGTCGACGTGGACGGCACCGGCTCGGCCGTCGGCGGCATCGACCCCGCGGCCTTCGGCGTCGAGCTCGCGCTCCCGGTCGAGGAGGGCTCGCTGCAGGACCTGCGCGACGGCACGGTCGCCGTCGACGCCGGCACGGCCCGCGGAGCAGACCTCGGGGTGGGCGACACCGTCGAGGTCGACTTCCAGGCCGGCAAGCAGGAGCTCGAGGTGGTGGCGCTCTTCCCGGCCGGGCAGGGGCTGGGGTTCTCCCACCTGACGACGCAGCAGACGCTCGAGGACGGCGGGCTCGCGCCGGTGGACGCGTTCGTCTACGTCGTCAAGGAGTCCGGTGCCGACACCGACGAGGTCCGCGAGGACATCGAGAAGGTCATCGAGGACCAGCCCACGGTCACCGTCAAGGACCCCGAGGGCTACGCCGCGGAGCAGCAGGAGCAGATCAACCAGTTCCTGGCCTTCATCTACGGGCTGCTCGGGCTGTCGGTGATCATCGCGATCCTCGGCGTGGTCAACACCCTGAGCCTGTCGGTCATCGAGCGCACCCGCGAGGTCGGGCTGCTGCGCGCGGTCGGGGTGACGCGTCGCCAGCTGCGACGCATGGTGATCCTCGAGTCCGTCGTCATCGCTGTCTTCGGCGGGCTGCTCGGCGTCATCATGGGCACCGGCTTCGGCTCGGCGGTCGTCATCGCGCTCGAGGACCAGGGGCTGTCCGACCTGGCCATCCCGTGGCCCGTGCTCGTGACCTTCGTCGTGGTCTCGGGCATTCTGGGCGTTCTTGCTGCGCTTTTCCCGGCATTCCGGGCAGCTCGCCTGAATGTGCTGCGAGCAATTACCGCTCAGTAG
- a CDS encoding NTP transferase domain-containing protein → MTRVSGLLLAAGAGRRMGRPKALLRDAADRPRLLGAVDVLLEGGCDEVVVVLGAEAEQAETLLTEGTSRWPADTVCSVRADDWDRGMAASLAAGLAATGQDPPDALVVLLVDLPDVGAAVVTRVADAWREAGAGHGAVARAAYDGEPGHPVLLGLDHQLALAAEVARALGTPGAVDFGARHYLATLASHDRREVALVECGDLATGHDVDRPEDLL, encoded by the coding sequence GTGACCCGGGTGAGCGGACTGCTGCTGGCCGCCGGGGCCGGTCGTCGCATGGGCCGACCCAAGGCGCTGCTGCGTGACGCCGCGGACCGCCCGCGCCTCCTCGGCGCCGTCGACGTGCTGCTCGAGGGCGGCTGCGACGAGGTCGTCGTGGTGCTGGGCGCCGAGGCCGAGCAGGCGGAGACGCTGCTCACCGAGGGCACGTCCCGGTGGCCTGCGGACACCGTCTGCAGCGTGCGGGCTGACGACTGGGACCGCGGCATGGCCGCCTCGTTGGCCGCCGGCCTCGCCGCTACCGGCCAGGACCCCCCGGACGCGCTGGTCGTGCTGCTCGTCGACCTGCCCGACGTCGGGGCCGCGGTCGTGACCCGGGTCGCCGACGCCTGGCGCGAGGCCGGGGCCGGGCACGGCGCCGTCGCGCGTGCGGCGTACGACGGGGAGCCGGGGCACCCGGTCCTGCTCGGGCTCGACCACCAGCTCGCCCTGGCCGCCGAGGTGGCCCGGGCCCTCGGCACCCCGGGGGCCGTCGACTTCGGCGCCCGGCACTACCTCGCCACCCTCGCCAGCCACGACCGGCGCGAGGTGGCGCTCGTCGAGTGCGGCGACCTCGCGACCGGCCACGACGTCGACCGACCGGAGGACCTCCTGTGA
- a CDS encoding GntR family transcriptional regulator → MGEAAVVTRATSGTGAGSAVHKHVQVREYVRALVEGAEAGTPAPSERELVQYFGVARMTVRQALDALVTEGLLERVPGRGTFVADQRHEQSMRLHGYTEEMRHRGLRPASRTLLARLEAAGPGVARALEIAVGESVVHWQRVRLADNAPMCVEDAFLKAAMVPGLVDHLPESLYEDLARRDLAPTWGEDSVDAGLAKDPEARLLGIAEGSPVLRVARRAFSGRTPVEVSRSTYRADRFTLWIPMSRQPGPAH, encoded by the coding sequence ATGGGAGAAGCGGCTGTCGTCACTCGCGCCACTTCGGGCACCGGCGCAGGGTCAGCGGTTCACAAGCACGTCCAGGTCCGCGAGTACGTCCGGGCCCTGGTGGAGGGTGCCGAGGCCGGCACCCCGGCACCGTCCGAGCGCGAGCTCGTGCAGTACTTCGGCGTCGCCCGGATGACGGTGCGCCAGGCGCTCGACGCCCTCGTCACCGAGGGGCTGCTCGAGCGGGTCCCCGGTCGCGGCACCTTCGTGGCCGACCAGCGCCACGAGCAGAGCATGCGCCTGCACGGCTACACCGAGGAGATGCGCCACCGCGGGCTCCGGCCGGCGTCGCGCACCTTGCTGGCGCGTCTCGAGGCCGCCGGCCCCGGCGTGGCCCGGGCCCTCGAGATCGCGGTCGGGGAGTCCGTCGTGCACTGGCAGCGAGTGCGGCTGGCCGACAACGCCCCGATGTGCGTCGAGGACGCCTTCCTCAAGGCCGCCATGGTGCCGGGGCTGGTCGACCACCTCCCAGAATCGCTCTACGAGGACCTCGCCCGGCGCGACCTCGCCCCGACGTGGGGGGAGGACTCGGTGGACGCCGGCCTGGCCAAAGACCCCGAGGCGCGGCTGCTCGGCATCGCCGAGGGCAGCCCGGTGCTGCGGGTCGCCCGTCGCGCCTTCTCCGGACGGACCCCGGTCGAGGTCTCGCGCTCGACCTACCGCGCGGACCGGTTCACGCTCTGGATCCCGATGAGCCGCCAGCCCGGTCCCGCCCACTGA